In Triticum aestivum cultivar Chinese Spring chromosome 5B, IWGSC CS RefSeq v2.1, whole genome shotgun sequence, the following proteins share a genomic window:
- the LOC543225 gene encoding DNA-binding protein EMBP-1-like isoform X1 translates to MASSSATSGDDRPPAAGGGGGTPAQAHAEWAASMHAYYAAAASAAGHPYAAWPLPPQAQQHGLVAAGPGAAYGAPVPFPMYHHPAAAYYAHAHASMAAGVPYMAGESASAAGKGKRAGKTRRVPSGEINSSSGSGDAGSQGSSEKGNAGANQKGSSSSAKRRKSGAANTEGEPSQATTVQNAVTEPPLEDKERSASKLLVLAPGRAALTSAAPNLNIGMDPLSASPSSLVQGEVNAAASSQSNASLSQMDERELKRERRKQSNRESARRSRLRKQQECEELAQKVSELTAANGTLRSELDQLKKDCKTMETENKQLMGKILSHDDKMQQSEGPSVVTTLSIQVEAPDPHQGGDGKAS, encoded by the exons atgGCGTCCTCCTCCGCGACGTCCGGCGACGACCGGCCGCCGGCCGCCGGGGGCGGGGGCGGGACCCCCGCGCAGGCGCACGCGGAGTGGGCCGCCTCGATGCACGCGTACTacgcggccgccgcctccgccgccgggcACCCCTACGCCGCGTGGCCGCTGCCGCCGCAGGCACAG CAGCACGGCCTGGTGGCGGCCGGGCCGGGGGCGGCGTACGGCGCGCCGGTGCCGTTCCCCATGTACCACCACCCCGCGGCGGCGTACTACGCGCACGCGCACGCCTCCATGGCCGCG GGGGTGCCTTACATGGCCGGCGAGTCTGCGTCGGCGGCGGGGAAAGGGAAGAGGGCGGGGAAGACACGGCGTGTCCCTTCCGGCGAGATCAATTCCAGTTCCGGGAG CGGGGATGCCGGGAGCCAGGGGTCATCTGAGAAGGGAAACGCCGGCGCCAATCAGAAG GGCTCATCATCATCCGCGAAGAGGAGGAAGTCCGGCGCTGCAAATACAGAAG GTGAGCCATCTCAGGCTACCACAGTGCAGAATGCTGTAACCGAGCCGCCATTGGAAGACAAGGAGAGGTCTGCATCCAAACTGTTGGTTTTGGCACCTGGGAGGGCGGCACTCACCAGTGCTGCACCAAACTTGAATATTGGGATGGATCCCTTGAGCGCTTCTCCATCCTCCTTAGTACAGGGGGAGGTGAACGCCGCAGCTTCTTCCCAGAGTAACGCTTCGCTGTCTCAGATG GATGAACGGGAActgaagagggagagaaggaaacaATCCAACAGAGAGTCTGCAAGGAGATCAAGATTACGCAAACAG CAAGAATGCGAAGAGCTAGCCCAGAAGGTAAGTGAGCTGACCGCAGCGAACGGCACGCTCAGATCAGAACTCGACCAGCTTAAGAAGGACTGCAAAACCATGGAAACAGAAAATAAACAGCTGATG GGTAAAATATTAAGTCATGATGATAAAATGCAGCAGTCAGAGGGCCCTAGCGTTGTGACTACCCTGAGCATCCAGGTCGAAGCGCCCGACCCGCATCAAGGAGGAGATGGCAAAGCTTCATAA
- the LOC543225 gene encoding DNA-binding protein EMBP-1-like isoform X2: protein MASSSATSGDDRPPAAGGGGGTPAQAHAEWAASMHAYYAAAASAAGHPYAAWPLPPQAQHGLVAAGPGAAYGAPVPFPMYHHPAAAYYAHAHASMAAGVPYMAGESASAAGKGKRAGKTRRVPSGEINSSSGSGDAGSQGSSEKGNAGANQKGSSSSAKRRKSGAANTEGEPSQATTVQNAVTEPPLEDKERSASKLLVLAPGRAALTSAAPNLNIGMDPLSASPSSLVQGEVNAAASSQSNASLSQMDERELKRERRKQSNRESARRSRLRKQQECEELAQKVSELTAANGTLRSELDQLKKDCKTMETENKQLMGKILSHDDKMQQSEGPSVVTTLSIQVEAPDPHQGGDGKAS, encoded by the exons atgGCGTCCTCCTCCGCGACGTCCGGCGACGACCGGCCGCCGGCCGCCGGGGGCGGGGGCGGGACCCCCGCGCAGGCGCACGCGGAGTGGGCCGCCTCGATGCACGCGTACTacgcggccgccgcctccgccgccgggcACCCCTACGCCGCGTGGCCGCTGCCGCCGCAGGCACAG CACGGCCTGGTGGCGGCCGGGCCGGGGGCGGCGTACGGCGCGCCGGTGCCGTTCCCCATGTACCACCACCCCGCGGCGGCGTACTACGCGCACGCGCACGCCTCCATGGCCGCG GGGGTGCCTTACATGGCCGGCGAGTCTGCGTCGGCGGCGGGGAAAGGGAAGAGGGCGGGGAAGACACGGCGTGTCCCTTCCGGCGAGATCAATTCCAGTTCCGGGAG CGGGGATGCCGGGAGCCAGGGGTCATCTGAGAAGGGAAACGCCGGCGCCAATCAGAAG GGCTCATCATCATCCGCGAAGAGGAGGAAGTCCGGCGCTGCAAATACAGAAG GTGAGCCATCTCAGGCTACCACAGTGCAGAATGCTGTAACCGAGCCGCCATTGGAAGACAAGGAGAGGTCTGCATCCAAACTGTTGGTTTTGGCACCTGGGAGGGCGGCACTCACCAGTGCTGCACCAAACTTGAATATTGGGATGGATCCCTTGAGCGCTTCTCCATCCTCCTTAGTACAGGGGGAGGTGAACGCCGCAGCTTCTTCCCAGAGTAACGCTTCGCTGTCTCAGATG GATGAACGGGAActgaagagggagagaaggaaacaATCCAACAGAGAGTCTGCAAGGAGATCAAGATTACGCAAACAG CAAGAATGCGAAGAGCTAGCCCAGAAGGTAAGTGAGCTGACCGCAGCGAACGGCACGCTCAGATCAGAACTCGACCAGCTTAAGAAGGACTGCAAAACCATGGAAACAGAAAATAAACAGCTGATG GGTAAAATATTAAGTCATGATGATAAAATGCAGCAGTCAGAGGGCCCTAGCGTTGTGACTACCCTGAGCATCCAGGTCGAAGCGCCCGACCCGCATCAAGGAGGAGATGGCAAAGCTTCATAA